In Myxococcales bacterium, the following are encoded in one genomic region:
- a CDS encoding NADPH:quinone oxidoreductase family protein, protein MRAWRVHEYGAHRDVLRLEDAPDPVAPADGVVIDVAAAGLNFPDLLAIAGQYQVRAPRPFSPGFEAAGVVRAVGAASRLRVGDRVVASASWGAFAEQLAVRDAAVLPWPTGLSAAEAASFLVTYQTGHLALTRRAHLAAGETLLVLGAAGGTGLAAIQLGKALGARVLAVAGGADKVAACAAAGADVAIDHRAGDFVAAALAATDGKGVDVIYDPVGGDTTERAMKALAWEGRLLVIGFASGAIPAIKLNRVLLKNTSIVGLYWGAYFERDRALIEATHADLCARVERGELRPVVRTLAMTELPDGLDALAARTSVGNLALAVR, encoded by the coding sequence ATGCGCGCCTGGCGAGTCCACGAGTACGGTGCCCACCGCGACGTCCTGCGCCTCGAGGACGCGCCCGATCCGGTCGCGCCCGCCGACGGCGTCGTGATCGACGTCGCCGCCGCCGGCCTGAACTTCCCCGACCTGCTCGCGATCGCCGGGCAGTACCAGGTCCGCGCGCCGCGGCCGTTCTCGCCCGGGTTCGAGGCCGCCGGCGTCGTGCGCGCGGTCGGCGCCGCCAGCCGCCTCCGCGTCGGCGACCGGGTCGTGGCGTCGGCGTCGTGGGGCGCGTTCGCCGAGCAGCTCGCGGTGCGCGACGCCGCGGTGCTGCCGTGGCCGACCGGGCTGTCCGCGGCCGAGGCCGCGAGCTTCCTGGTCACGTACCAGACCGGCCACCTCGCGCTGACCCGCCGCGCGCACCTGGCCGCCGGCGAGACGCTGCTGGTGCTGGGCGCCGCCGGCGGCACCGGCCTCGCGGCGATCCAGCTCGGCAAGGCGCTGGGCGCGCGGGTGCTCGCGGTCGCCGGCGGCGCCGACAAGGTCGCGGCCTGCGCCGCCGCCGGCGCCGACGTCGCGATCGATCACCGCGCCGGCGACTTCGTGGCCGCGGCCCTGGCCGCCACCGACGGCAAGGGCGTCGACGTGATCTACGACCCCGTCGGCGGCGACACGACCGAGCGCGCGATGAAGGCCCTGGCGTGGGAGGGCCGGCTGCTCGTGATCGGGTTCGCGTCGGGCGCGATCCCGGCGATCAAGCTCAACCGGGTGCTGCTCAAGAACACGTCGATCGTCGGGCTGTACTGGGGCGCCTACTTCGAGCGCGATCGCGCGCTGATCGAGGCGACCCACGCCGACCTGTGCGCCCGGGTCGAGCGCGGCGAGCTGCGCCCGGTGGTGCGGACCCTGGCGATGACCGAGCTGCCCGACGGCCTCGACGCGCTCGCGGCCCGCACCAGCGTCGGCAACCTCGCGCTCGCGGTGCGCTGA
- a CDS encoding ferritin-like domain-containing protein, whose translation MAPVATPPASDRVRAEWRNRIAAEYGSAAITQHFVLWLIQIGASPDLIELGLAIVADELAHSQRSAEVYVAAGGAAPPALDRATLALPRRADRPLEDDVITAALQVFCLNETVAVPLFAHLRAAATVPVARAALDRILQDEVRHRDFGWACLDWVLTTPLAAALPGLAAAELPRLFAALTASYGGALDAPSAVTDDDRAWGLAPARDYARILTATWARDYAPRFEARGIAAAAACAARDPSIAAAID comes from the coding sequence GTGGCCCCCGTCGCGACCCCGCCGGCCTCGGACCGCGTCCGCGCCGAGTGGCGCAACCGCATCGCGGCCGAGTACGGCTCGGCCGCGATCACCCAGCACTTCGTCCTGTGGCTGATCCAGATCGGCGCCAGCCCCGACCTGATCGAGCTGGGGCTGGCGATCGTCGCCGACGAGCTGGCCCACTCGCAGCGCTCGGCCGAGGTCTACGTCGCGGCCGGCGGCGCCGCGCCGCCTGCGCTCGACCGCGCGACGCTGGCGCTGCCCCGGCGCGCGGACCGGCCGCTCGAGGACGACGTGATCACCGCCGCGCTGCAGGTGTTCTGCCTCAACGAGACCGTCGCCGTGCCGCTGTTCGCGCACCTGCGGGCCGCGGCCACGGTGCCGGTGGCGCGCGCCGCGCTCGATCGGATCCTGCAGGACGAGGTCCGCCACCGCGACTTCGGCTGGGCCTGCCTCGACTGGGTGCTGACGACGCCCCTGGCCGCCGCGCTGCCGGGCCTCGCCGCCGCCGAGCTGCCGCGGCTGTTCGCCGCGCTGACCGCCAGCTACGGCGGCGCGCTCGACGCGCCCAGCGCCGTGACCGATGACGATCGCGCCTGGGGCCTGGCCCCGGCGCGGGACTACGCCCGGATCCTGACCGCGACCTGGGCCCGCGACTACGCGCCCAGGTTCGAGGCCCGCGGCATCGCCGCCGCCGCCGCCTGTGCCGCGCGAGATCCCTCGATCGCGGCGGCGATCGATTGA
- a CDS encoding NAD-dependent epimerase/dehydratase family protein, with translation MKILLTGAGGQIGADLITALGAQGHRIVATDLKPRAATAEVDWRALDVVDAAAVDRVIAEEAPECVYHLAAILSATGEKNPALAYAVNQTGTWNVLEACRARGVRQLMFCSSIAVYGPGLPDPTPDDVGLRPTTMYGVTKAAGEMLCEYYRSRYDLDCRGVRFPGLISASLPGGGSTDYALFMYVDGVRVGSYQAFARPDTRVPLMYMPDGVRGLLELAAAPRQRLTRAVYNIAGFSPRADEIAASVARAVPGVTITYQPDPLRQGILDSWPRALDDACARRDWGWAPRYQLDAMTEDLVPKIRALLSGGAQLAH, from the coding sequence ATGAAGATCCTCCTCACCGGCGCGGGCGGCCAGATCGGCGCCGACCTCATCACCGCGCTCGGAGCTCAGGGCCACCGGATCGTCGCCACCGATCTCAAGCCCCGGGCCGCGACCGCCGAGGTCGACTGGCGCGCGCTCGACGTCGTCGACGCCGCCGCGGTCGATCGAGTGATCGCCGAGGAGGCGCCCGAGTGCGTCTACCACCTCGCCGCGATCCTGTCGGCCACCGGCGAGAAGAACCCGGCGCTGGCCTACGCGGTCAACCAGACCGGCACCTGGAACGTGCTCGAGGCCTGCCGGGCCCGCGGCGTGCGCCAGCTCATGTTCTGCTCGTCGATCGCGGTCTACGGCCCGGGCCTGCCCGACCCGACGCCCGACGACGTCGGCCTGCGCCCGACGACGATGTACGGGGTGACCAAGGCCGCGGGCGAGATGCTGTGCGAGTACTACCGCAGCCGCTACGACCTCGACTGCCGCGGCGTGCGCTTCCCGGGCCTGATCAGCGCCAGCCTGCCCGGCGGCGGCTCGACCGACTACGCGCTGTTCATGTACGTCGACGGCGTCCGGGTCGGCAGCTACCAGGCGTTCGCGCGGCCCGACACCCGGGTGCCGCTGATGTACATGCCCGACGGCGTGCGCGGCCTGCTCGAGCTGGCCGCGGCCCCGCGCCAGCGCCTGACCCGCGCGGTCTACAACATCGCCGGGTTCTCGCCCCGGGCCGACGAGATCGCCGCGTCGGTCGCGCGCGCCGTCCCGGGCGTGACGATCACCTACCAGCCCGATCCGCTGCGCCAGGGCATCCTCGACTCGTGGCCGCGCGCGCTCGATGACGCCTGCGCCCGCCGCGACTGGGGCTGGGCCCCGCGCTACCAGCTCGACGCGATGACCGAGGATCTGGTGCCGAAGATCCGCGCGCTGCTGTCGGGCGGCGCCCAGCTCGCGCATTGA
- a CDS encoding putative DNA binding domain-containing protein, with the protein MSPIRSPAFLADLVRELCRLPTETESVEFKRNNDDPQELGEYISALANAAALVGKSSAYLLWGVDDKTHDIVGTTVAPKQQKKGAQELESWLLQQLTPKIEFGFYEVDVDGKRVVVLEIERATRQPVQFHGVEYIRVGSYKQPLKNYPEKERALWRIFDQTPFEVGVATEHVTEEEVVHLLDYPAYFDLLARPLPTDRSKIIEALAGDRLIRRSDAGGWDITNLGAMLFAKQLAWFHKLERKAIRVIVYRGTEKTSTEREQGGSRGYASGFEGLITYINGLIPSNEVVEQALRKTVPMYPPIAVRELVANALIHQDFFVSGAGPTVEIFADRMEITNPGVPLVKADRFLDQPPRSRNEDLASLMRRMGICEERGSGVDKVVFQTEYFQLPAPLFEVRGEATVAILYAHRPLDKMSRDDRVRACYLHACLKYVSNEQVTNASIRKRFGIDEKNSASASRLIKEAVEAGVIVAVDPAAGRKFMRYVPSWAVAS; encoded by the coding sequence ATGAGTCCCATCCGCTCGCCCGCGTTTCTGGCCGATCTAGTTCGCGAGCTCTGCCGCCTGCCGACCGAGACCGAGTCGGTCGAGTTCAAGCGGAACAACGACGACCCGCAGGAGCTCGGCGAGTACATCTCGGCGCTCGCCAACGCGGCGGCGCTGGTCGGCAAGTCGAGCGCCTACCTGCTGTGGGGCGTCGACGACAAGACCCACGACATCGTCGGCACCACCGTCGCACCCAAGCAGCAGAAGAAGGGCGCCCAGGAGCTTGAGAGCTGGCTCCTCCAGCAGCTGACGCCGAAGATCGAGTTCGGCTTCTACGAAGTCGACGTCGATGGCAAGCGGGTCGTCGTGCTGGAGATCGAACGTGCGACCCGTCAGCCGGTGCAGTTCCACGGCGTCGAGTACATCCGGGTCGGCTCGTACAAGCAGCCGTTGAAGAACTATCCGGAGAAGGAACGGGCGCTCTGGAGGATCTTCGACCAGACTCCATTCGAAGTCGGTGTCGCAACGGAGCACGTGACCGAGGAGGAGGTCGTGCACCTCCTGGACTATCCGGCGTACTTCGATCTGCTGGCGCGGCCACTGCCTACCGATCGGAGCAAGATCATCGAGGCCCTCGCGGGTGACCGGCTCATCCGTCGGAGCGATGCCGGCGGATGGGACATCACGAACCTCGGGGCGATGTTGTTCGCGAAGCAGCTGGCCTGGTTCCACAAGCTCGAGCGCAAGGCGATCCGGGTCATCGTCTACCGGGGAACTGAAAAGACGAGCACGGAGCGTGAGCAGGGTGGGTCGAGGGGCTACGCCAGTGGCTTCGAGGGACTCATTACCTACATCAACGGGCTGATCCCATCGAACGAGGTGGTCGAGCAGGCGCTTCGCAAAACCGTCCCGATGTACCCGCCGATCGCGGTCCGTGAGCTCGTGGCGAACGCGCTCATCCACCAGGACTTCTTCGTCAGCGGCGCCGGACCGACCGTCGAGATCTTCGCGGACCGGATGGAGATCACGAACCCCGGCGTACCGCTCGTCAAGGCCGACCGGTTTCTCGACCAACCTCCGCGATCTCGCAACGAGGACCTCGCGTCATTGATGCGCCGGATGGGCATCTGCGAAGAGCGAGGCAGCGGCGTCGACAAGGTCGTGTTCCAGACCGAGTACTTCCAGCTGCCGGCGCCGTTGTTCGAGGTCCGCGGTGAGGCGACCGTCGCCATCCTCTACGCCCATCGACCGTTGGACAAGATGAGTCGCGACGACCGCGTTCGTGCCTGCTACTTGCATGCGTGCCTGAAGTACGTCAGCAACGAACAGGTCACCAACGCGTCCATCCGAAAGCGCTTCGGGATCGACGAAAAGAACAGCGCGAGCGCTTCCCGGCTCATCAAGGAGGCGGTCGAGGCTGGGGTTATCGTCGCGGTGGACCCGGCCGCCGGGCGGAAGTTCATGCGGTATGTGCCGAGCTGGGCGGTGGCCAGTTAG
- the kbl gene encoding glycine C-acetyltransferase codes for MYTDAKDVFARTLAEIRDAGLWKHERIIASPQAAHITAGGREVVNFCANNYLGLSSHPRVIAAARAALDDRGYGLSSVRFICGTQDRHKDLEAAISSFLGTEDTILYGSCFDANGGLFETLLGEDDAIISDALNHASIIDGVRLCKAERHRYEHDDLVDLEAKLVATAGKRLRMIATDGVFSMDGDIARLDAICDLAERHRALVMVDDSHATGFVGRTGRGTAEHRGCMDRVDVYTSTLGKALGGASGGFTSGKREIVDLLRNRSRPYLFSNTLAPPIVAGSLAALALLTESTELRDKLERNTARFRAGMTAAGLAIRPGTHPITPVMLGDAKLANAMAARLLELGIYVIGFSFPVVPKGAARIRVQISAAHSDDDIDRAISAFAQVGRELGVVAG; via the coding sequence ATGTACACCGACGCCAAGGACGTCTTCGCGCGCACGCTGGCCGAGATCCGCGACGCCGGGCTGTGGAAGCACGAGCGCATCATCGCCTCGCCCCAGGCCGCGCACATCACCGCCGGCGGCCGCGAGGTCGTGAACTTCTGCGCCAACAACTACCTGGGCCTGTCGAGCCACCCGCGGGTGATCGCCGCGGCCCGGGCCGCCCTCGACGACCGCGGCTACGGCCTGTCGAGCGTGCGCTTCATCTGCGGCACCCAGGATCGCCACAAGGACCTCGAGGCCGCGATCTCGAGCTTCCTCGGCACCGAGGACACGATCCTGTACGGCTCGTGCTTCGACGCCAACGGCGGGCTGTTCGAGACGCTCCTGGGTGAGGACGACGCGATCATCTCCGACGCGCTCAACCACGCGTCGATCATCGACGGCGTGCGCCTGTGCAAGGCCGAGCGCCACCGCTACGAGCACGACGACCTGGTCGATCTCGAGGCCAAGCTGGTCGCGACCGCCGGCAAGCGCCTGCGCATGATCGCGACCGACGGCGTGTTCTCGATGGACGGCGACATCGCCCGGCTCGACGCGATCTGCGACCTGGCCGAGCGCCACCGGGCGCTGGTCATGGTCGACGACAGCCACGCCACCGGCTTCGTCGGCCGGACCGGCCGCGGCACCGCCGAGCACCGCGGCTGCATGGATCGCGTCGACGTCTACACCTCGACCCTGGGCAAGGCCCTGGGCGGCGCCTCGGGCGGCTTCACCAGCGGCAAGCGCGAGATCGTCGACCTGCTGCGCAACCGCAGCCGGCCGTACCTGTTCTCGAACACGCTGGCGCCGCCGATCGTCGCCGGCAGCCTGGCGGCGCTGGCGCTCCTGACCGAGTCGACCGAGCTGCGCGACAAGCTCGAGCGCAACACCGCGCGGTTCCGCGCCGGCATGACCGCGGCCGGCCTCGCGATCCGCCCCGGCACCCACCCGATCACGCCGGTCATGCTCGGCGACGCCAAGCTCGCCAACGCGATGGCGGCGCGCCTGCTCGAGCTCGGCATCTACGTCATCGGCTTCTCGTTCCCGGTCGTGCCCAAGGGCGCGGCCCGGATCCGGGTGCAGATCTCGGCGGCGCACTCCGACGACGACATCGATCGCGCGATCAGCGCGTTCGCGCAGGTCGGCCGCGAGCTGGGCGTCGTCGCCGGCTGA
- a CDS encoding BolA family transcriptional regulator, whose amino-acid sequence MTADQIAAKIRTALPDAEVRLEDLTGTSDHWKVQVVSTAFSGKPLVQRHRLMNAALAEELRGPIHALTMDLLAPDEMR is encoded by the coding sequence GTGACCGCCGATCAGATCGCCGCCAAGATCCGCACCGCGCTACCTGACGCCGAGGTGCGCCTGGAAGATCTCACCGGCACCTCGGATCACTGGAAGGTCCAGGTCGTGTCGACGGCATTCTCCGGCAAGCCGCTGGTGCAGCGCCACCGCCTGATGAACGCCGCGCTGGCCGAGGAGCTGCGCGGCCCGATCCATGCGCTGACGATGGACCTGCTCGCGCCCGACGAGATGCGCTGA
- a CDS encoding protein kinase — protein MTQPLDPSAPLTQEQFGPYVVYERLGVGGMATVHRAKQRGIEGIERVVALKRLLPHLAEDATFIKSFVREAKLALMLQHANVVQLFELGKVGGVYFIAMEYIDGRDVRRILRQSRKVSGPPTINVTLSLLIQACEALEYAHTKCDDDGEPLGLVHRDVSPSNLMVTRSGHLKVIDFGIAKAQSAQLRTQTGRVKGKLAYMAPEAIAGKELDARSDLFSMGVIAHELLTARPLFASKNEYQTLLNVQRSDVLPPSAFNQAVPPELDAIVLRALARDPDHRYSSAAELRDDLHAVRIRYQLSATNREVQAWSDWAFALEAPEGNFSGAAVSDSLGGVSRSPALRTPPPMAIRAASQSGHPPMVARARTDGGRPNPNEEEEAADVAWGGGQEHDSNQPVALDDVPDYSHAGAMGAGMVAAEADPADSATLIGMMAPQAQARPATFPHGSSSDAVPARRPTSTGAPVAVPLDASDATAPNPRSSSPAFGAAIVEQRAGSGVKVVVGLLAVAAIAAGAYFAFVRPSAKAPATPTGPEVTAVPTGTLKFIVEPGDAQIKIAGLEQHAGAPWTIQLEPGVVQVKISRDGFVSWETSIELSSSETQTIRAVLAPAPAGPEADMAMLVLDSEPQGLTVLLDGKELPDKTPIKMAVSPGNHSVALRQAGEVLWRQRFEAEARTQYEFSPSMSEVKRRERGEREARELAQAQIREARPVPPPRPEAPTLGVAVPPPPPTTTPPVTGAAKPPTTGSASAALVTPPPPGPGTAAVVKAPDIDAGARAVVAPPVAVPAPRTGPPKLVPPNAVKRTSGDLPRITTITRPGQESTVPKSVSAKICVDAGGSVTSVSVIKLTGEVADKLSSAIKTWRFTSYKDAGHAVPVCFVNTFALSK, from the coding sequence ATGACGCAACCGCTCGACCCCTCGGCACCGCTCACCCAGGAGCAGTTCGGCCCGTACGTCGTCTACGAACGACTCGGGGTAGGAGGGATGGCGACCGTCCACCGCGCCAAGCAGCGCGGCATCGAAGGGATCGAGCGCGTCGTCGCGCTCAAGCGGCTGCTGCCGCACCTGGCCGAGGACGCCACCTTCATCAAGTCGTTCGTGCGCGAGGCCAAGCTGGCGCTGATGCTCCAGCACGCCAACGTCGTCCAGCTGTTCGAGCTGGGCAAGGTCGGCGGCGTCTACTTCATCGCGATGGAGTACATCGACGGCCGCGACGTCCGCCGGATCCTGCGCCAGTCGCGCAAGGTCTCGGGGCCGCCGACGATCAACGTCACGCTGTCGCTCTTGATCCAGGCGTGCGAGGCGCTCGAGTACGCCCACACCAAGTGCGACGACGACGGCGAGCCGCTCGGGCTGGTCCACCGCGACGTGTCGCCGTCGAACCTGATGGTGACGCGCTCCGGCCACCTCAAGGTCATCGACTTCGGGATCGCCAAGGCCCAGTCGGCGCAGCTCCGCACCCAGACCGGTCGGGTCAAGGGCAAGCTCGCGTACATGGCGCCCGAGGCGATCGCGGGCAAGGAGCTCGACGCCCGCTCCGACCTGTTCTCGATGGGCGTCATCGCCCACGAGCTCCTGACCGCGCGACCGCTGTTCGCGTCGAAGAACGAGTACCAGACGCTGCTCAACGTGCAGCGCTCGGACGTGCTGCCGCCGTCGGCGTTCAACCAGGCGGTGCCGCCCGAGCTCGACGCGATCGTGCTGCGGGCGCTGGCCCGGGATCCCGATCACCGCTACTCGTCGGCGGCCGAGCTGCGCGACGACCTGCACGCGGTCCGCATCCGCTACCAGCTCTCGGCGACCAACCGCGAGGTCCAGGCCTGGTCCGACTGGGCGTTCGCGCTCGAGGCGCCCGAGGGCAACTTCAGCGGCGCGGCGGTCAGCGACTCGCTCGGCGGCGTGTCGCGCTCGCCGGCGTTGCGCACGCCCCCGCCGATGGCGATCCGGGCGGCGTCGCAGAGCGGCCACCCGCCGATGGTGGCCCGCGCGCGCACCGACGGCGGCCGCCCCAACCCCAACGAGGAGGAGGAGGCCGCGGACGTCGCCTGGGGCGGCGGCCAGGAGCACGACTCCAACCAGCCGGTCGCGCTCGACGACGTGCCCGACTACTCGCACGCGGGCGCGATGGGCGCCGGCATGGTCGCGGCCGAGGCCGATCCCGCCGACTCGGCGACCTTGATCGGCATGATGGCGCCGCAGGCCCAGGCCCGGCCCGCGACGTTCCCGCACGGCTCGAGCTCCGACGCGGTGCCCGCGCGCCGACCGACGTCGACCGGCGCCCCGGTCGCGGTGCCGCTCGACGCGAGCGACGCGACCGCGCCCAACCCGCGCTCGTCGAGCCCCGCGTTCGGCGCGGCGATCGTCGAGCAGCGCGCCGGCTCCGGCGTCAAGGTCGTGGTCGGCCTGCTGGCGGTGGCGGCGATCGCGGCCGGCGCGTACTTCGCGTTCGTCCGCCCCAGCGCCAAGGCGCCGGCCACGCCGACCGGCCCCGAGGTCACGGCGGTGCCGACCGGCACGCTCAAGTTCATCGTCGAGCCCGGCGACGCGCAGATCAAGATCGCCGGCCTCGAGCAGCACGCCGGCGCGCCCTGGACGATCCAGCTCGAGCCCGGCGTCGTCCAGGTGAAGATCAGCCGCGACGGGTTCGTGTCGTGGGAGACCTCGATCGAGCTGTCGTCGAGCGAGACCCAGACCATCCGCGCGGTGCTGGCGCCGGCGCCGGCCGGGCCCGAGGCCGACATGGCGATGCTGGTGCTCGACTCCGAGCCCCAGGGCCTGACCGTGCTGCTCGACGGCAAGGAGCTGCCCGACAAGACGCCGATCAAGATGGCGGTGTCGCCGGGCAACCACTCGGTCGCGCTGCGCCAGGCCGGCGAGGTCCTCTGGCGGCAGCGGTTCGAGGCCGAGGCCCGCACGCAGTACGAGTTCTCGCCGTCGATGAGCGAGGTCAAGCGCCGCGAGCGCGGTGAGCGCGAGGCGCGCGAGCTGGCCCAGGCCCAGATCCGCGAGGCCCGGCCGGTGCCGCCGCCCCGGCCCGAGGCGCCGACGCTCGGCGTCGCGGTGCCGCCGCCGCCCCCGACGACGACGCCGCCCGTCACGGGCGCCGCGAAGCCCCCGACCACCGGCTCGGCCAGCGCCGCCCTGGTCACGCCACCACCGCCGGGCCCTGGCACCGCCGCGGTCGTCAAGGCGCCGGACATCGACGCCGGCGCGCGCGCGGTCGTCGCGCCCCCGGTGGCCGTGCCCGCGCCGCGCACCGGGCCGCCGAAGCTCGTGCCCCCCAACGCGGTCAAGCGCACGAGCGGCGACCTGCCGCGCATCACCACGATCACCCGCCCCGGCCAGGAGTCGACCGTGCCGAAGTCGGTGAGCGCCAAGATCTGCGTCGACGCGGGCGGCTCGGTCACGTCGGTCTCGGTCATCAAGCTGACCGGCGAGGTGGCCGACAAGCTGTCCTCGGCGATCAAGACCTGGCGGTTCACCTCCTACAAGGACGCGGGCCACGCGGTCCCGGTCTGCTTCGTCAACACGTTCGCCTTGTCGAAGTGA
- a CDS encoding cupredoxin domain-containing protein — translation MRLVFVLTLASLLACTKAEPKAKAKPQPAPVTAGTIAADGSRAIPITVKKAGYEPDSIQAKPNEKLTLVFTRVEDTQCGAQVKVAGGAVHDLPMNQPVEIAVTAPASGEVQFACGMDMMSGLIVVGS, via the coding sequence ATGAGACTCGTGTTCGTGCTCACGCTCGCATCGCTCCTGGCCTGCACCAAGGCGGAGCCCAAGGCCAAGGCCAAGCCCCAGCCCGCGCCCGTCACCGCCGGCACGATCGCCGCCGACGGCTCGCGCGCGATCCCGATCACCGTCAAGAAGGCCGGCTACGAACCCGACAGCATCCAGGCCAAGCCCAACGAGAAGCTGACGCTGGTCTTCACCCGGGTCGAGGACACCCAGTGCGGCGCCCAGGTCAAGGTCGCCGGCGGCGCGGTCCACGACCTGCCGATGAACCAGCCGGTCGAGATCGCCGTGACCGCGCCGGCCAGCGGCGAGGTCCAGTTCGCGTGCGGCATGGACATGATGTCCGGCCTGATCGTCGTCGGGTCCTGA
- a CDS encoding TetR/AcrR family transcriptional regulator, translated as MVRAASRPATGAAAAVLADPRAPHFTQERARRTYEALIDAASEAFVSDGYDATGTPDIARRARVSVGTFYRYFDDKRQVFIEVSRRHLAAGYERILERLTPERFTGKARAATIAAAIDVLCDHVAQFPAMQRVFVEMALRDPEVARQRRAFDELSCGRLTELIAAITPRARVPDPAATAWVLYIAAVECAAALAGLHGPPSVAAPAAKAALSAVLERALFA; from the coding sequence ATGGTCCGCGCCGCGTCGCGTCCTGCCACCGGCGCCGCCGCCGCGGTGCTGGCGGATCCGCGCGCGCCGCACTTCACGCAGGAGCGGGCGCGGCGCACCTACGAGGCGCTCATCGACGCCGCGTCCGAGGCGTTCGTGTCCGACGGCTACGACGCCACCGGCACCCCCGACATCGCGCGGCGCGCCCGGGTCTCGGTCGGCACCTTCTACCGCTACTTCGACGACAAGCGGCAGGTGTTCATCGAGGTGTCGCGCCGTCACCTCGCCGCGGGCTACGAGCGGATCCTCGAGCGCCTCACCCCGGAGCGCTTCACCGGCAAGGCCCGCGCCGCCACGATCGCCGCGGCCATCGACGTGCTGTGCGATCACGTCGCCCAGTTCCCGGCGATGCAGCGGGTGTTCGTCGAGATGGCGCTGCGCGATCCCGAGGTGGCGCGCCAGCGCCGGGCGTTCGACGAGCTGTCGTGCGGGCGGCTGACCGAGCTGATCGCCGCGATCACGCCGCGGGCGCGGGTGCCGGATCCGGCCGCGACCGCGTGGGTGCTCTACATCGCGGCGGTCGAGTGCGCCGCGGCGCTGGCCGGGCTGCACGGGCCGCCGTCGGTCGCGGCGCCCGCGGCCAAGGCCGCGCTGAGCGCGGTGCTCGAGCGCGCGCTGTTCGCGTGA
- a CDS encoding ferritin-like domain-containing protein, which produces MTGPSLETLETILDVTYTWGYQDTRAKLRELYDKATRAQWQSDVVLPWHITPDLEQPMGPEELMPLYGSDIWRRLSEREKTAINIETSAWTLSQFLHGEQGALLAAAQLVDSVQDLDSKLYGATQVVDEARHVDVYNRYLHEKVGFAYPVNPHLKTLLDMILKDSRWDMKFLGMQIMVEGLALAAFGMIRMNTPDPLLRELTAYVMGDEARHVAFGVLSLRDYYRDQPEAMKREREDFVYEAARLMRDRFLFQEVWDKVGLPTQECMDIALNNQGQVMFRQLLFAKIVPAIKKMDLLSDRQRARFAELGILQFENAPDPFAELEREEQAAARRATA; this is translated from the coding sequence GTGACGGGTCCATCGCTCGAGACGCTCGAGACGATCCTGGACGTGACGTACACCTGGGGCTACCAGGACACGCGCGCCAAGCTGCGCGAGCTCTACGACAAGGCGACGCGCGCCCAGTGGCAGTCGGACGTCGTGCTGCCGTGGCACATCACGCCCGACCTCGAGCAGCCGATGGGCCCCGAGGAGCTGATGCCGCTGTACGGCTCCGACATCTGGCGCCGGCTGAGCGAGCGCGAGAAGACCGCGATCAACATCGAGACCTCGGCGTGGACGCTGTCGCAGTTCCTCCACGGCGAGCAGGGCGCCCTCCTGGCCGCGGCCCAGCTGGTCGACTCGGTCCAGGACCTCGACTCGAAGCTCTACGGCGCGACCCAGGTCGTCGACGAGGCCCGCCACGTCGACGTCTACAACCGCTACCTGCACGAGAAGGTCGGGTTCGCGTACCCGGTCAACCCGCACCTGAAGACCCTGCTCGACATGATCCTCAAGGACAGCCGCTGGGACATGAAGTTCCTCGGCATGCAGATCATGGTCGAGGGCCTCGCGCTGGCGGCGTTCGGGATGATCCGCATGAACACGCCCGATCCGCTGCTGCGCGAGCTCACCGCCTACGTCATGGGCGACGAGGCCCGCCACGTCGCGTTCGGCGTGCTGTCGCTGCGCGACTACTACCGCGACCAGCCCGAGGCGATGAAGCGCGAGCGCGAGGACTTCGTCTACGAGGCCGCGCGGCTGATGCGCGATCGCTTCCTGTTCCAGGAGGTCTGGGACAAGGTCGGGCTGCCGACCCAGGAGTGCATGGACATCGCCCTCAACAACCAGGGCCAGGTCATGTTCCGGCAGCTCCTGTTCGCGAAGATCGTCCCGGCGATCAAGAAGATGGATCTGCTCTCGGACCGCCAGCGCGCGCGCTTCGCCGAGCTCGGCATCCTGCAGTTCGAGAACGCGCCCGACCCGTTCGCCGAGCTCGAGCGCGAGGAGCAGGCCGCGGCCCGCCGCGCGACGGCGTGA